ttgccatAGCCATACACTCTCCATCTGAGAGACATTTTACCACTTCAACTGATTCCACTATTACAAGATATTCTCTGGGTTTCTCAAGGTCAACAATGGGAGCATTTGAGCACTTGCATTTCACTCCACATCccttccagaagttcaagtaggtgacttacaaacatttaatctgcaggttgATAGTCTCAAGAATGGCTGCTACAGTTACCTGGACTtctgcacttctctctctctcagttttgctggactaCCATcatgggctgatatgtttgaaaaTCTGCACTGCTGCTTCTAATTCAGTCTGCCTGGCAGTTCCTGCTCAGCTTTCCTATGAAAAGTCTGTGCTGGTGCAACCCATATGCTCTGTGCTCCACCACCCCCGTATAAGAGATACTTCCCATCAACCTTTCAGGGTGTCCTGGGATGAAAATCTACCACACTCTGTTTCCTATTGGATTCTGTCACTCTGatatttgttcagattctctttataGAGGTATCTGAAGACATCTGTGTTAGAATTTATGTGAGTTCATgctctcactctgtcatcttggctccagccACCTacactgactttttaaaattagattttaatAGGATACTCGAAGATTTGCCATGCCTTTTAcgtgcattatttcatttgttcttcagaACTGAAgaattggggcagctaagtgaggAAATATATACAGTgcaggacctagagtcaagaatatCAGTCCATGTCCTGCCTTAAACACTTGCTAACTATGTAACCTTGAGTACATCACTTAACTtacctcagcttcagtttcctcctctgtaaaatgaaatgatagaGTGCAAAATACATTGGATTTAGAATCTGTAAACCTTAGTTTTGTATCTTGTGTGTGTCTATGATTTACCTCCTCTTTGGCCTTGAAGAATTCATTCTTCTCTgaacctatttcctcatctataaaatggagataataatacctactatAATTACCTCatatgagaaaaatgtatatgaatatttttattattataaagctgaataaatgtttgttattatgCTCCTATTAAAATAGAATGCTTTTGAGAGGTGTGACAATGAAGCCATTTCACCACCTTTCTCAACCATTCACATCTTAGTTCAAATCACCTACTCAGACAATCAGCAGCTCAGTCACCTAGTAAGACCCAAAGGAATAGTATAGAGGATTGGGAACTTTATTGGTTCCCCAtagtttctaggataaaatatatattccCAGGCTAATACATAAATTCTTTTATACTCTGGTTCCAGCCTACTTCTATCTGTTTACTATGCATTATACTGCATCAGTCACTAAATGCTCCAGTAAACTGATCTACTTTTTGCTGTTGAATTTCTCATCGTATTTCTTACTTCTGTTGACCTTGAGAACCTCATacataatgatagctagcatttaagtAGCCCtctatggtttacaaagcactttataaatatgatctcattttattttcacaaaaccctagaagatagatactattattaaactatttgtacaaataaggaaattggggcaaatgaggttaagtgactttcccaggatcacttATAtgtggctagatttgaattcaagtcttcccaatTCTAGTTCCCACGTGCTATTCACTGTGACCTCTATCCTCCCATACACAGGTCTGGAATGTAATCCCCCCATCTACTTCAGTTAGGCTACTTTGGCTGCCTTGTGAGTGGAAAGTGAGAGCCCTGTAATACAATTAATCTAGCCATTTTCTATTTGATGGTCATCTATGTTTTCATTACGTTTGAAGTTGCTTGAAGGGAGGgactatcttttcattttttcttgtttgttattCTATCCCCTTTgctaagtacagtgcctggtatatagtaggcccTTAGTGTTTAGTGATTCATTTCTCATTCATTACCACTTCAAAAAGAATTGCTGTGAGTATTTTGGTGCATGtagaatctctctctctatctctgacATCCTTGGGAATATGCCTGGTAGTGAGATTACTTGGTCAAAAGATACAGAAAATTTAGTCACTTTCTCAgtgcattttaaaattcttttttcaatttaagAGTTCCATCAACAAGAGTTGATATACTTATCTTTTGTAACTCTTCCAAAAGTAACAATTTGCAGTTTTTGCCATCCTTGTCACCTTATTGAGCGTGAAATGGGACCTAAAAGATGCTTTATtttggatttgcatttctcttaataatagtaattaggaaaaatatttcatatggTTATTAGTATTTTCTAATTCTACATTTGAAAAATGCTTGTATTTTTGGCTCCATTTATCCTTTAAGCAATGGTTCTTGGTCTTATAGAGttttattgtttccatttatGTCTTGGATATCAGACCCTCACTGGAGATATTTCATGTAAAGTTTTTTTGTTAGTATTAACAGCTTCCTTTATTTTTACAGCTGCATTGATACTACTAGTGCAAGAGATTTTCAATATCATTAaatgctaattttcttttttattgatagTCCCTACTATAATAATTAAGCTAAAagttctccccttttccctatcTGTGAAAGGTGTCTTGTCTGGTTATCTTATCCTCTTCATACCTGATactttttaataaaaatcttGATGTGATTTATATTGTTATCTGCAGATTTTCATTGCTCccatatgcaaaaaaaaacctaatcaaaagagaaatttctaggtaaagaatttcatatttattttaactCATATATCCTTGGTAGAGGAAATTCTAATATACAtactaattttttctttctgaatacaTTTCTGTGACTGAGTGCAAGATCTGATCATAACCAAAATATGTTTTCCATAAATTCTCATATTTGGGAAAATGGCTTCAAATATGATAGATTTGGTTGATTCACTCATTCAAGTACCTGCAATAGGTCCTATCATAGATAGTAAACTAGATACAAATTTAGATAACACAAGGCCTCTATCGTTAACTGTCCACAATCTAAGAACTTTAAGGCTAAGTTCAAGATCTAGATGCCCATATGATATGGTGGTAGTAGTAGACATCTTACAGTCATAGCATCTAGAGATTAAAGTAACTTCAGAGATAAATTAGTTCTtcttcatgatttcatatgtgaGAAAAATggtctgaaaaaataaaatgtcttaaCTCCTATGAAATATGGATCAAGTAGTAGAATTGAGAGCTGAACCCAAGGCAACTAACTTCAAATTCAGGGTTCTCTTTACTACACAATTTTGAGAATAATTTAAACCTTACTCATAGCTATTTGACACTGAATGTTAATCCTCCTTTGGATCTGAAGATTCTCCTGTATAAATTGCCTAGAGCCCCTTTCACATCCTTATTTCTCAGGGTGTAGATGAAGGGATTAAGTGTAGGGGTCACAACACCATAGAAAAGAGCCATGCATTTAGGCTGATCCCTGGTAATAGAAGAAGGGGGCTGGAGGTACATACTAATTGCAGGGCCATAAAACAATAAGACAACAATGAGATGGGAAGAACAGGTTCCAAAggctttcttcctcccctctgcaGACTGAATTTTCATAACCTCCTGCCCAATATAAGCATAGGAGGTAATAACTAAGGCCAAAGGAATAGCAAGGAAAAATACACAGACCACAGAAAGCCCAAGTTCATTGGAACTCGTATCACCACAGGCAGCCTTGATCAGTACAGGAATCTCACACACCACGTGGTCCAATTCATTGTGTCCACACATTGGCAGCTGTAATGTCAAAGTAGCCTCTGGCACAGCATACATCAGGGCACTTAACAATACAATGGACACAAGTAAGATGCAGATCTGATGGTTCATGATGAGAGTGTAGCGAAGTGGTTTGCAGATAGCTACATAGCGATCCAAAGACATGACAGCCAGGAGAAGGCTCTCTGAGGcccccataaaatggaaaaaataaagttgaatggCACATCCCATGTAACTGATTGTCTTCTTTGAACTCCCTAAATTGAACAAAATCTGGGGAACAATGCTTGTGGTATAACAGATGTccacaaaggagagattagagaggaaaaaatacatgggGCTGTGGAGGCGGTGGTCCACCCTACAGACTAGAATGATGGAAATGTTGCCCAGAAGAGTCAAAGGATAGATGAAAACGAGAATGAGGAACAGAGGAAGCTCAAGCCATGCATGGTTTGAGAAACCTAATAAAATAAACACTTCTGGAAGACTTTCATTGCTCCCTGACATGATCTTCAGTAGCCTGCACCTGTAGAAATGAACAAAAGCAGAATCAGATCAAAGTAatgtcagaattaaaaaaaaaactgtttcatGGTCAAAATAGCCATCaagtagcatttttaaaatatatctataaGTGATTCATAGTGGCCCTCTAGACTCAATCATATCCAAAAAGAATCCTTACTGTAACATAACCATAAGGTGTCttgaacacctttaaaaatggagaaCACATTGCTTCTTGAGGTAACCAGTCAGTCATACACTCCCAATGTCTGATCAAGGTAATCAATGACAAATTCTTGTGTAAAATGAATATGTTCCCAGTCTTAATCCACAATATTGATACTTTTATATCAAAGATTAAAGAAATGTCTTCACAGAGACATGTTTTCTAACTGCCCACTTCTCCATTAAATTAGAGAAGCATACTCTCaaatcctctttaaaatgaacaaTTAGAATGGATATTTTAAAGGATGAACTCTTTACAttctgaaggaaaaggagaaagaacaatggTCTTAGAATCCTAATGTCACAAGGGGTCTTAGAGGTAGGTAATTGAGACAGAAGCCCTATAATTTTACTATGTTTCAAAGAtgctatggaaaaaaataaaagaggaagagtggatatattaaggaaaaatgaaagaaaagatgaggGAATTTATGACCCATAATCAGATTCTGCAAAAAAATATGTGGAAAGAGTGAGGGGAGCAGGTgtcatttgaatttcattttcatctaaactggtcaaaagaaagcagaaaacacacacacacatacacaatttgGGATGAAAATAAATTCATCTTAACAAAGATATACACAGAGGGGGAAGAGGGATAAAAGAGGGAAGCTAAATTCAGGAAGGAAttaatcataaaaaaataaatcacaagcTTAGAGAGGAGATAGTAAAGAGATGGTTAAAGGGGGataaaagtaatttgaaataaataaagagaggaacagagataagaaaaagaataaaagaacagaatagagaaaaataaacacataagtataataactttaaaatgtaGATAAAATTAACTCAATCATTAAACAAAAGCTGTTAGCAAAATAAATTaggaaataaaattcaataatacaagaaatttacaagaaacacatttaaaagaaaagctaaCAGAGGCAAAAGCAGAAGTTAGAGCAAAATCTAGTATGACttagttaaaaacaaacaaacaaacaaaaaagcttgGGTAGTAATTATGATTTCAGATAAGGCAACACAAAAATATAGACTTAATtaaagagattaaattatttttcaaaaaagaggtaaacagggaaactacattgtGCTAGAAGACAACGTAGATGTTGAATTGatttcaatatttaaaatatatgaatcTAATGGTTTAATTTCTTGGcaaaatcaaattaattataAGAAGAAGTTAAGAGTAAAGATACAATTATTGGGTATTTTGATTTTCTACTATCATCATTAGATAAATCTAGCCAAAAATACACCAGAAATAAGATAAGTGccagaatagaattttagaaaaattagaaatggtgGACCTCTGGTAATtattaaatggaaatagaaagatatacagttctttatctatctatctgtctatctatctctgtgtgtgtttctatgtTGTTTATGGTTCTTTTAACATTAATCACAttttaggacataaaaacctcacaaatggAGAAAGAGGCATTATGAACAGAATTTACTAATCAATAAATTTACCATTCACCAGATTATAATGGTAAAAttgtattaaataaaatactactggTAGAAAGCATTAAAGATCAATAGGAGACTAAATAACTTAATTCTAAAGAATTTTGATTTCAAACAATAAGTAATTGAAATAATAGGGCATATTCATAAAGAATGACAATCAGACAAACTTCCAAATTTTAGAGATTCAACCAAAGAAAGCTTAAATGACCtgaggtttcccactgcatctaggaccatttccagtcatccgAGTCTATATCTTGCCATTAGTCCCAGATCGctggggaggagaaagtgaggttggtgactgcACAACCtcccctcacttaaatctaaatcacttgcaagtcatggtgtCACCATCCTGATTTCATggtctttttgagaatgaaggacaaaaaacaaaggaaaatacacatctttaaatgtttttattaataaaaaggcAAAGTAGATCAATTAAGTAAATATTTACCAGAAAGTAAGATCtagattaacagaacaagaaataaaatatttgaataacCTAACTTCAAAGGAAAGAATTGAATAAGCTACAAATGAACTCCTGATCGTGGAAGAAGAGAACTTCTGTGATCACATGGATTCacaggtgaattctttcaaacatccaaagaaaaataaatttccttattGAAAAGGGGTTttgaaaaatatcaaaagaaggTATGCTATCAAATTCCCTCAATAATGCAAGGATTCTCTATCtctatcatatatcatatatcatatatatgtcatataccatatatgtagatatctatctagatatatatagagagatatctatatatctatatctatatctatctatctatgtatatatatacatatatacatatatatacatatagatatagatagatagatagatagatagatagatagatagatagatagagagagagagagagagagagagagagagagaatgttaaggtaatttgaagatgttccctgccccttaataggcccatgtaacttAATGTGAGCTTTGCCCCAGTCTGCACCTTGAGTCACATGAAGTGCATGATGGGAGGAGGTTGCTTAATGGGTAGAACGGGAAGGGTGCAGTAGGAAGAGAGAGTGACATGGAACTGAGAGAGAGTCAGCAGGCAGAGCATAACAGAACAActagcctgggtgagagaggCGCATTTTGCTTAAGGGAGTGTTTTTATagggaggcctgatggagggaaggctttgGATGGCAATCTTCTCTATtagtaatgtgtacaaacttccttgttaccatgaTAGAAATGGCTTTCtggtatatgaataaatattttggtttcttttttggggagaatttctattttgcaaaTTTATTCTGGAAATATACCTGCATATCCATAGTGACTGCTGTGGGTATTGTATTGGTGCTAAAATAGATCAAGGGATATAAGGACaacacaaacagaaaaagaaaactatatcaAAAACACTCTAGTTAAATTtatgtcattttgattatatgtaattttaattGTGTAAACAAGTCTAATAAAACTGACGATTAGCTTGGAGGGAAATCTGGTAGTATTTTCACTGATAAAGGTCATTTGCAAGATCTATAAAGAATGACTTTCAATTTATAAAAAGAGCCATTCTTCCCCTTTCTCAAGGAAGACAATCAGGCCATTAAGCAGCATATTAAAAATGTTGCAAAAAATtactaattaaagaaatgaaaattaaagaagtTTTGAGATTCCACATGTGGCATGAGATTCCATTCCATCACAGTGGCAAATGtgaccccaaaaaagaaaaataataaatgttggagtaGCTACATGAAAACATGCACATTTTTGAACCTGTAAATGGGTACAACTATTCTTTAAAGAAAGTTGAAATTATATACAAAATTCCTAAAGTCAAATATCACTCAGATCTATATCACAAGGATAttaggaaagaagaaactgaCCTTCATGTACAAACACATTTTAAATAGatcttttttgtggtagtaaaggcaacaacaacaacaacagaaaatgaAGGGCCTGGGTATATTCATcagttgagaaatggctgaataaattgtggtatatgaatgtgatggaatactattgtactattagaaattatgaaatagAGATTTCAAAATGGTGTAGAAAGAtttatagaaattgaaagaatgaaataaccagaaccagaaaaacaatttctATACCACCACATGAATATTATAACAATGGACAATGTTAAGGACTTTTTGAACTGATTAAGAATGAAATTAACAGAACTAGAACATGTAGAAGataatatcagaaaaagaaacttaatACACTAACCCTCTATGATTCCAGAACCCTGAGGAAACAAGCAATATATTACAGTTGATGGATTTATGATATAGAAggaatttcacacacacacatatatacatatatgtgaatatacatacatgtgcagttatacatgtgtgtgtatatacacatacacatgtatatatatatacatacacatgtatatatattcaaatatatctgtatatagacGAGTTTCTTTTAGCTTATAACAAGTTACCTCTCATGAAGTGAGAAAAATTTAGGAATGCTTCTAGTATAAAAGCAAAACACAtcaacaaaatgtttttttttaagaagatggcaatatacatacatggaaacatatgaatgtgtgtatttAAAACTCATccctttttctccatttaatgATGAACATCCTTAATTTGTCATGTTTTAGCGTCCTCTTGATTTGTCCTCTTTTGCATAgctctttttatttctcctagTTTCCCCCCTCAAGCTGTAACTAATCACTCacataatttctttaatttattctttggAAAGTGTACACTATTATAGAATTACACTCCAGAAttataatgttattgtttttaaatgcctgAAAGTTAGGGAGGGAGCAAAAGAGGAAACCGTAAATAAAGAAAGAGACAGGGCAAGAGGCTAAAGAATCTACCGTCAGTTCCTCTGACTTTTCTCCCTGGTCTACCAAATGTTAATGTTAATGTTAATTAACCACAAATGTTAATTTGCCATTAGCAGCTGTAATCAAATGCGTTGGCTCTGTTATTTACTACTgctgtgacctttgacaaatcactGAACATCTCTAGGATGGAGTTTCTTCATTAGCCGATTGAGGATGATACTCActcttaaaataatttaatacagcttttaattttatatgaCACCAAATACTGTGAAGAAAACTTTTTCATACAGGGATCATGACACATAGAAAATATTACATTCATTATCCTTACACTATATTCTCTtttccaagacagaaaagaagtGTAACCTCAATCATCTGGAGCCAATATATGTATAAAGAATTCTGTATATAAGAAACTTTGTCAAACCAAAAGAATACAAATCTTTCTCcagttcataaatggtcaaaggatatgaattggTAATTTTCCAAAGAAACTAAAACaatttatagccatatgaaaaaatgtttgaaatcatgactaattagagaaacacaaattgaaagagccttgagatatcattttgcaCCCATCACGTTGgtaaaatgaaaaggggaaaacaataaatgttggaagagatgtgGAAAATTGGGATATTTATTTGCCGTTAATGGAATTCCttactgatccaaccattttggagagtcatttggaattattaccaaagagttattaaactatctataacctttgacccaggGGTACTACTATTATGTGTGTTTCCAAATAtcattagggaaaaagaaaaataatctacaTATTCTATGATACAAGCTttctttgtggtaacaaagaaatggaaattgcagagatgcccatcaattgggtaatggctaagCAATTAGTGGCctaggattgtgatggaatactgctgtgctataaggaatgaggAGGTCaaggattttagaaaaacttggaaggacttgcatgaaataatgaaaaagcacaatgaacagaaccaagagaacattatatacagtaacagtaatattgttttaaaaataattttgagtgaCTAGTcgttttgactattataaaaactcaaattaactacaaagaacctGTAAatgaagatgctatctgcatccagagaaagaaatgataaatacagGTAAGTACAACATggtttcatttgcaaaatgtttttccatatttgtgtctaatggtagcaatTTCTAGGGCAGTAAGGCAGAGGGTTAAAAAAAGTTAggtgataactttattatatatttaaaatatataatatatatctgtaTGCAACCCCCCACCTTACTCCTAGCCCCAGTTAGGTGGGACACCTACCTGAATGACAGACTTCTTGTGATGCGGCCTCTCACTTTATTAATAGTGACATACTTCCTGTTCACAGGAACATACCATGGAGTAGTATTTTCCCTGTTTTATTTAatgattcatatttttcctgcTTTATTTTCTGTAAGGAATGCTTTGTTAACCATGCTTTCTGTTCTCATCCATgaccattttttaaatgaaacacatgatatagaaaaaaatgaacactCTTTTTAACTCTCATTTGGAAATTcccaaaagtcttctaaatttactTATCCAAtgatctctccatttctctctgtttctgtctgtctgtctgtctgtctgtctgtctccgtctgtccatctgtctctctctctctctctctctcgatctctctctctctctctctctctgtctctctctctgtctctctgtctctgtctctctctgtctctgtctctctctctctctctctctctctctctctctatcacacacacacacacacacacacacacacacacacacacacaaacacattctcatatctctttctgttttgtctAACTCCAAATGGGGAATACTACATTTTTCCTTTGATTGTTGGGTAATTATAAATGTCTTTTTTGCAGTTAACTTAGGTTTTACTTTAAACAtcataacatttattttaaacatatgtacatatacacggTAATACTTGATTTCTTGCAGTCACTGtaagtaaaatataatttcacTCTCTCATTTGTTATTACTAAGAAATAATGATTACACCTTCCCATTTTGTAATCACATGAAGAATAATAAATTTTCTTCAGGATGTTAATTTTCATTCTATGTATATTAGCATTCCACTAATTAGGTTTTCCTTCCATAGAGGTTTATCCACAGACTGAGTACAATGACAAAGGTATAACTGGGGCAAACCATCTCCATAATTTTATTATCACCTTCCACAGAACATATAAAATATGGTATAATATAATGGATAGTTTACTTGATGTgatgtcaggaggacctgaattcaaattccaattctgctgCTTACCAGAAATATAACAATGGTCATGTTGCTTATGCTATCTGAATCCCCTTCAACACTAAAACCCtaacagatggatagatagatgatagatagatagatagatagatagatagatagatagatagatagatagatagatagatgatagatagatagatagatagacagacagatagatagatagatagatagatagatagatagatagatagatagatagatagatagatagatagatagataaagcatttattaagcatttactatgttctaAACATGCTAGGcattgaaaatacaaatacaagttaaCAACACAACTGGAGCTTTCATTATGATAGCCTGAAGACAATATGTCAAAAAGGATCTAGAAAGTTTATTTAGAAGGAATGAAtcaaattcttgtttcctttttttgggtCAGGTTGGCAGTACAATTACTTGAGCATTTGCTTTTCTAAACTTTTCTCTGAAGTCTATAATTTCTATTATTAAATCCACCCTTCTTTCATTTATAGCTCTCATTGTTTTACTGAAATATTTTAGAAGTCCTTGCAGCTTTCCCATTGTCATTTCATTACaatatctttcccttctttgagGATTTTTTAGTCTATTTCCTTTAATGCATCAGACTTATTGAATGCATTGATTCTTTTTCTCAATTATTTGCTCAGTTTTTCTTACTTTATCAGTCTCTGTTACTGCCATTTGTTTCCTATGTAAACCTTACAATTAGCATTCTTAATAGATGATTCTTTACTACTGTAGTGCAATTTTTGTACAGGTCCAACCTTGTAAGAGCTTTCCTCTAT
The DNA window shown above is from Notamacropus eugenii isolate mMacEug1 chromosome 2, mMacEug1.pri_v2, whole genome shotgun sequence and carries:
- the LOC140523602 gene encoding olfactory receptor 2B11-like; translated protein: MSGSNESLPEVFILLGFSNHAWLELPLFLILVFIYPLTLLGNISIILVCRVDHRLHSPMYFFLSNLSFVDICYTTSIVPQILFNLGSSKKTISYMGCAIQLYFFHFMGASESLLLAVMSLDRYVAICKPLRYTLIMNHQICILLVSIVLLSALMYAVPEATLTLQLPMCGHNELDHVVCEIPVLIKAACGDTSSNELGLSVVCVFFLAIPLALVITSYAYIGQEVMKIQSAEGRKKAFGTCSSHLIVVLLFYGPAISMYLQPPSSITRDQPKCMALFYGVVTPTLNPFIYTLRNKDVKGALGNLYRRIFRSKGGLTFSVK